A region of Streptomyces sp. WMMC500 DNA encodes the following proteins:
- a CDS encoding FAD-binding oxidoreductase has translation MTEQVSVWNRAVIHQPVEVYRCADSDDVRNALQKARAADLPVSVLGGGHDWAGRAIRSGGLVIDLRGMRKVVVKDGVATVEGGATAADVIAASALAGLVPATGTASTVGMAGLTLGGGYAPLLGTAGLALDNLLAAEVVLADGRVVTADADHEPELFWALRGGGGNFGVVTRMRVRLHPFAKVLAGSVVFPWAQAADVLAAYAGLVADAPDALTSQPLLMSAPDDGPRLFVNLTWSGDSHDGAHWFHRIENLGRPESAVFNAVPYAMLLQWVDDAFAPDGRHYALRTRTLPTLTSGAVESLITSTEARTSPLSAIAMHHLHGTAARVPATATAFAERREHFMVEIIASWRADDNGPHREWADTASGLLQQHALPGGYPNLLAPDAHDQIADAYGPNAQRLLAAKARFDPDGIFTAIPLPPGP, from the coding sequence ATGACAGAACAAGTCTCAGTGTGGAATCGTGCCGTAATCCACCAGCCGGTTGAGGTGTACCGATGCGCCGACAGCGATGACGTGCGGAACGCGCTCCAGAAAGCCAGGGCGGCTGATCTGCCGGTGTCCGTGCTGGGCGGCGGGCACGACTGGGCGGGGCGTGCAATCCGTTCCGGCGGACTGGTGATCGACCTGCGAGGCATGCGCAAGGTCGTGGTCAAGGACGGCGTGGCCACCGTCGAGGGTGGAGCGACCGCCGCGGACGTGATCGCGGCTTCGGCCCTCGCCGGACTCGTGCCCGCGACCGGCACCGCGAGCACGGTCGGCATGGCCGGGCTGACGTTGGGCGGCGGCTACGCTCCGCTGCTGGGGACGGCCGGACTGGCGCTGGACAATCTGCTCGCGGCAGAGGTCGTGCTCGCCGACGGGCGGGTGGTGACGGCCGACGCGGACCACGAGCCCGAGCTTTTCTGGGCGCTGCGCGGCGGCGGCGGAAACTTCGGGGTGGTGACCAGGATGCGCGTGCGCCTGCACCCTTTCGCCAAGGTGCTCGCGGGCTCGGTCGTGTTTCCGTGGGCGCAGGCGGCGGACGTGCTCGCCGCCTATGCGGGCCTCGTTGCCGACGCGCCCGATGCGTTGACCTCCCAGCCCCTCCTGATGAGCGCACCGGACGATGGGCCCCGGCTGTTCGTCAACCTGACGTGGAGCGGCGATTCCCACGACGGCGCACACTGGTTCCATCGGATCGAGAATCTGGGCAGGCCGGAATCCGCTGTGTTCAACGCCGTGCCGTACGCCATGCTGCTGCAGTGGGTGGACGACGCGTTCGCCCCCGACGGCCGGCACTACGCGCTGCGTACCCGGACGCTGCCCACGTTGACATCGGGCGCCGTCGAGTCCCTGATCACCTCGACCGAAGCGCGCACGTCTCCGCTGAGTGCCATCGCCATGCACCACCTGCACGGCACCGCGGCGCGGGTGCCCGCGACGGCCACCGCGTTCGCAGAGCGGCGCGAGCACTTTATGGTCGAGATCATCGCTTCCTGGCGGGCGGACGATAACGGGCCGCACCGCGAGTGGGCCGACACAGCGTCCGGGCTCCTGCAGCAGCACGCGCTGCCCGGCGGCTACCCCAACCTGCTCGCCCCCGACGCCCACGACCAGATCGCCGACGCTTACGGGCCGAACGCGCAGCGGCTTCTGGCAGCCAAGGCACGTTTCGATCCCGACGGCATCTTCACCGCGATCCCGTTACCGCCGGGCCCGTAG
- a CDS encoding SDR family oxidoreductase, translating into MCDGRFQGKVVVVTGGGSGIGAAASYRFGAEGATVVLAGRTQAKLDAVLAEAPRGAKLIGRLVDVSDEWGITKLIEEVAHEHGRLDTLVNNAAVLCPGTVEQVGTDAWRHTMSTNVDGVFFASRAALPHLRAVGGSIVNVGSTSGLGADWGIAAYDTSKAAVVNLTNAMALDHGGEGVRVNAVHPGFTATAMTAPVLEHEVALAAFRNRMPLARPGEPAEIAAVIAFLASDDARFVNGAHLRVDGGIGSANGNPHVV; encoded by the coding sequence ATGTGTGACGGGCGATTCCAGGGAAAGGTCGTTGTGGTCACCGGCGGTGGGTCCGGAATCGGGGCAGCGGCCTCGTATCGCTTCGGTGCAGAAGGGGCCACGGTCGTGCTGGCCGGGCGGACGCAGGCGAAATTGGACGCGGTGCTGGCCGAGGCGCCACGCGGCGCGAAACTGATAGGCCGGCTCGTCGACGTGTCGGACGAGTGGGGAATCACCAAGCTGATCGAGGAAGTAGCCCATGAGCACGGCCGGCTGGACACACTCGTCAACAATGCTGCGGTCCTCTGCCCGGGAACCGTCGAGCAGGTGGGCACGGATGCCTGGCGCCACACCATGTCGACCAACGTTGACGGTGTCTTCTTCGCCTCCCGGGCGGCACTTCCGCATCTGCGCGCCGTCGGCGGCAGCATCGTCAACGTGGGCTCGACCTCGGGGTTGGGCGCGGACTGGGGGATCGCCGCGTACGACACGTCGAAGGCCGCGGTGGTCAACCTGACCAACGCGATGGCTCTGGACCACGGCGGCGAGGGAGTGCGGGTAAACGCCGTGCATCCGGGCTTCACCGCTACCGCAATGACCGCCCCCGTCCTGGAACACGAGGTGGCTCTGGCCGCATTCCGCAATCGGATGCCGCTGGCGCGGCCCGGTGAACCGGCCGAGATCGCTGCGGTCATCGCCTTCCTGGCCAGCGACGACGCCCGATTCGTCAACGGCGCACACCTTCGGGTGGACGGTGGCATCGGCTCCGCCAATGGCAATCCGCACGTGGTTTGA
- a CDS encoding LacI family DNA-binding transcriptional regulator, with product MSAAREAVTLRDVAALAGVSIRTVSNVVNGSVPVRTTTRTRVQDAIARLGYRPNMAARRLRSGRSHAIGLVLPDVTIPYFRELADAVLAAARHRRMAIVVVQTHGDPGRERAVPSSPRLRHVDGVILAAVSLTEEDFRALPRSLPVVLAGASVRSQSIDSIAADTHAAGRSVARHLLARGRRCPAVIRPADTHWPAEYDARYRGFAAGLADAGLALPDRHVITTDVNSFAAGAHAAQALYPELPEVDALFALGDSLALGALRGLCVTGRRVPRDVAVVGFGNIEHSAHSNPTLTTVDPGRLAIAEQAVALIADRVEANSAGQERAGTPDLRPPRRFTVDFRLIERESTRVAG from the coding sequence TTGTCGGCAGCCCGGGAGGCCGTGACGCTGCGTGACGTGGCCGCGCTGGCGGGTGTTTCCATCCGCACCGTCTCGAACGTCGTCAACGGCAGCGTGCCGGTCCGCACGACGACTCGGACACGGGTGCAGGACGCGATCGCGCGGCTTGGCTACCGCCCCAACATGGCCGCCAGAAGGCTGCGTTCGGGCCGGTCGCACGCCATCGGCCTGGTCCTCCCGGACGTGACCATTCCGTACTTCCGGGAACTGGCCGACGCCGTGCTGGCGGCGGCCCGGCATCGCCGGATGGCCATCGTCGTCGTGCAGACGCACGGCGATCCCGGGCGGGAACGCGCCGTGCCGTCGAGCCCCCGGCTCAGGCACGTGGACGGCGTCATCCTGGCCGCCGTCTCCCTGACTGAAGAGGATTTCCGGGCGTTGCCGCGTTCGCTGCCGGTGGTGCTGGCCGGCGCCTCCGTACGGTCGCAGTCGATCGACTCCATCGCGGCGGACACCCATGCCGCGGGCCGCAGCGTCGCCCGGCACCTGCTCGCCCGGGGGCGGCGGTGCCCGGCGGTGATCAGGCCGGCGGACACCCACTGGCCCGCCGAGTACGACGCCCGCTACCGGGGGTTCGCCGCCGGCCTCGCGGACGCCGGCCTCGCTCTTCCGGACCGCCACGTCATCACGACCGACGTGAACTCCTTCGCAGCGGGGGCACACGCGGCGCAGGCGCTGTACCCGGAGCTGCCGGAGGTCGACGCACTCTTCGCCCTCGGGGACTCGCTCGCTCTGGGTGCACTGCGCGGCCTGTGCGTCACGGGACGCCGTGTCCCCCGAGACGTTGCCGTCGTCGGCTTCGGCAACATCGAGCACAGCGCGCACAGTAACCCCACACTCACCACCGTCGATCCGGGCCGACTTGCGATCGCCGAGCAGGCGGTGGCCCTGATCGCCGACCGCGTGGAGGCGAATTCCGCTGGCCAAGAGCGAGCGGGAACCCCCGACCTGAGGCCGCCGCGGCGCTTCACGGTCGACTTCCGGCTGATCGAGAGGGAGTCCACGCGTGTCGCTGGATGA
- a CDS encoding LacI family DNA-binding transcriptional regulator, with protein sequence MSLDEGAALARRARPGRVTRMRDVAEAAGVSVKTVSEVANGVGQVRESTRRRVLAAIEELDYRPNPAARRLNAGRTGVLTLALPQLASGFHAALASALIDMAERDGMDVVLEPTGGDPERELEILSNDSGVADGAVFEPAGLDGGAAQIVPATPIVLTGTRTLDLPVDHVVSDRGRMLDAAVTLLRGHGRERVVLLGTGELLRVPSPAGRPNSGPLTDAYPRVTTEALTQSAGYRAVADMVSNGVAFDALVALDVALALGALHALRDRAVTVPADVQVVGVGNALESPFSTPRLSTVEADVMDMARQAYKWVLDRIAGNTEPPRRHDVPFAVVERGSSGPHRAGHR encoded by the coding sequence GTGTCGCTGGATGAGGGCGCGGCGCTGGCGCGGCGGGCTAGACCGGGGCGCGTCACGCGTATGCGCGACGTCGCCGAAGCCGCCGGGGTCTCCGTCAAGACGGTCTCCGAAGTCGCCAACGGCGTGGGACAGGTGCGGGAGAGCACGCGCCGCCGCGTGCTGGCGGCCATCGAAGAGCTCGACTACCGGCCGAATCCGGCCGCGCGGCGGCTCAACGCCGGACGGACAGGCGTGCTGACGCTGGCGTTGCCGCAGCTCGCGTCGGGCTTCCACGCCGCCCTTGCGTCCGCGCTCATCGACATGGCGGAACGCGACGGGATGGATGTCGTCCTCGAACCGACCGGTGGCGACCCGGAGCGTGAGCTGGAGATTCTGAGCAATGACTCGGGAGTCGCCGACGGAGCGGTCTTCGAGCCGGCCGGGCTCGACGGGGGAGCGGCGCAGATCGTCCCGGCGACACCCATCGTGCTGACGGGCACCCGGACGTTGGACCTGCCCGTCGACCACGTAGTCTCCGACCGCGGCCGGATGCTCGATGCGGCCGTAACGCTGCTGCGCGGCCATGGTCGCGAACGCGTCGTCCTGCTGGGGACGGGCGAATTGCTCCGCGTGCCGTCGCCCGCCGGGCGGCCGAACTCCGGTCCGCTCACCGACGCTTACCCTCGTGTGACGACAGAGGCTCTCACCCAAAGCGCCGGATACCGTGCGGTCGCCGACATGGTCAGCAACGGTGTGGCTTTCGACGCCCTTGTCGCGCTCGACGTCGCGCTGGCCCTGGGCGCGTTGCACGCGCTGCGGGACCGCGCCGTCACGGTGCCGGCAGACGTCCAGGTCGTCGGTGTCGGCAACGCTCTGGAGTCGCCCTTTTCGACACCGCGCCTTTCCACGGTGGAGGCCGATGTGATGGACATGGCCCGGCAGGCGTACAAGTGGGTGCTCGACAGGATCGCCGGAAACACCGAACCGCCGCGCCGGCACGACGTGCCGTTCGCCGTCGTGGAACGCGGGTCCTCCGGTCCCCACCGGGCCGGCCACAGGTGA
- a CDS encoding DUF6745 domain-containing protein, translating to MDLPELTDAQIRALDGLRNVWLAHGLATGAADRAEAEAGVADAYRTVGLEPPARFLWFGSPSAGAMCAGILAGTRARPGDRDHVWARVREVRAQMEAQQVPDHVGVPVADRLWDQDRLWGQVQNRLGAGVGGHITHVAARDEVWFWVWEHVRAQVREEMGTRVQKSLAGQQDAEWLAAYDYFRTHGSVLEAEQLSGIMRVARSAGRWWPFENVAVLTERPVALHRDSEGRLHHNGGPAVLYPDGFAVWAWHGVRLPRHPVRTRPAINRAGRDFESEALVVRTDYSDGDTWREVVNLFEQPDGERRVGTHIVDDPAFAGASPDEVVLSALAGDPGLEVVFLADAATMKWDHTLLAVSTRRQDLEDEEDEEGEEVPSKFRLGSSLVNEVHVNLAIGHLSFFGFAYEAARHPDNVLRW from the coding sequence GTGGATCTCCCCGAGCTGACCGACGCCCAGATCCGCGCTTTGGACGGGCTCCGAAACGTCTGGCTTGCTCACGGCCTTGCGACCGGCGCCGCCGACCGCGCCGAAGCTGAGGCGGGCGTGGCCGACGCCTACCGCACAGTGGGGTTGGAGCCCCCGGCTCGGTTCCTCTGGTTCGGCTCGCCCTCGGCCGGCGCCATGTGCGCCGGCATACTGGCCGGCACCAGGGCCCGGCCCGGAGACCGTGATCACGTCTGGGCCCGGGTCCGGGAGGTCAGAGCACAGATGGAGGCCCAGCAGGTCCCCGATCACGTGGGCGTACCGGTCGCGGATCGGCTCTGGGATCAGGACCGGCTCTGGGGCCAGGTCCAGAACCGGTTGGGCGCCGGGGTCGGGGGTCACATCACCCACGTGGCCGCGAGGGACGAGGTGTGGTTCTGGGTGTGGGAGCACGTCCGTGCCCAGGTACGGGAGGAGATGGGGACCAGGGTCCAGAAGTCCCTGGCCGGACAACAGGACGCCGAATGGCTCGCGGCCTACGACTACTTCCGCACCCACGGCTCCGTGCTGGAGGCCGAACAACTCTCCGGCATCATGCGCGTCGCCCGGTCGGCGGGGCGATGGTGGCCCTTCGAGAACGTCGCCGTCCTCACCGAGCGCCCTGTCGCGCTGCACCGCGACAGCGAGGGGCGACTTCATCACAACGGCGGCCCCGCCGTCCTCTATCCCGACGGATTCGCCGTCTGGGCGTGGCACGGCGTGCGTCTCCCACGTCATCCAGTCCGGACGCGCCCTGCCATCAACCGCGCAGGCCGCGACTTCGAGTCCGAAGCGCTGGTCGTGCGCACCGACTACTCGGACGGCGACACCTGGCGGGAAGTGGTCAACCTATTCGAACAGCCCGACGGCGAGCGGAGGGTGGGCACACACATCGTCGACGATCCTGCCTTTGCCGGTGCGAGTCCGGATGAGGTGGTGTTGTCTGCGCTCGCCGGCGACCCGGGGCTCGAAGTGGTGTTCCTGGCCGATGCCGCCACGATGAAGTGGGACCACACCCTGCTCGCCGTCTCGACTAGAAGGCAGGACCTGGAGGACGAGGAGGATGAGGAAGGAGAGGAGGTTCCCTCCAAGTTCCGGCTGGGATCGTCGCTTGTCAATGAGGTCCACGTGAACCTCGCTATCGGGCACCTGAGTTTCTTCGGGTTCGCGTACGAGGCGGCGCGTCACCCGGATAACGTCCTTCGTTGGTGA